TCGTACCCTCTGACCAGAAGTTCCTCCGACCTCACGGGCCAGACCACTCTCCCCACATATCTCTTCTTCTTTCCGTGGGAGAAGAGGGGCTCCAGCAGCTTTTCGAACTCCAGCGTGCCGCCTTCCGTGGAGAATCTCTTCGCCATCCCTTTACCGAAATCGACGGAGCCGTCCAGATCGTTCACGGGAGACTGCATGAACACGGAGTCGGTGTCGGAATAGATCACGGTTATCCCCTCCTTCCCGACCTCACCTATTATCCTCTTAACGTTATCCCTCGCAAAAGCGGTTATCGCCGCGCCGATGTTCTTGTCCGTGAAACGGTAGAAGGATGATGCGAAAACGCCGTAGAAGGTGTTCATCAGCACCTTCACGGCCTCCTGAAGGCCGTTGAGGTATCTTCGTTCCACATCATCCGATGCGGATCTCATCCTTTCTTTGATCTCATCCCTTTGGCGCATAAGGTCGCTCAGTATCTTCGGGAGGATACCCACTCTTTTGTCCGGGGACAGGAACCTCGCGCCGGAGGGCGCCGAAATGGTGCCCTGGGGGGAAAGAGTGGTGAAGCATATGTTCTTCGCTATTATCAGCGAAGGATACATCGATTTGAAATCGAGCACGCATACCCAATGATAGAGCCCGGGGTTCATCGTGTGGACGTATCCTCCCTCTATCGGGTCCCCCGATTCTCTCCTCCCGGTCATCGGGACGCCTACTTTCTGTCTGTCAGCTTCCCTGATGAGAAGCGAATCCGCAAGCTGGGAAGAACCGGCATTGAGCGCGTCGTCAAGCGGAAGCTTCGAAACGGTAGAAAGGTCCATGCCTTTCCTCACGGTACCTATCTTCAAAAGGATCTTGAGGGCAAGTTCCGCATCCTTTATGCAGTACTCTATCACCTTCTCCCGGTTGTTCTTCCATTCCTCGTCCATTTTCTTGGGATCCACGTCAAGCTTGGACTCTCCCAGCACCTGAAGCGAAATGGCGTTCAGGGTCTCCTGCTTAGGCCGCAGCTCGCGCTTCGCGGCCCACCAAGCGTCCACCACGATGCGCCCTTTAAGTCTCCAGAATCTCTCGTTGACCACCCGCGGTTGCCCCATATCCCTCCCCCATGGCAGCGCGTCCTTCATTTTGTTGGCCTGGGCCCTTTCCATGATCTTTCTGATGTCATAATTATCGATGTTGTATCCCGTTATGATGTCTGGGTCTTCTTTTTTTATCAGTTCTGCGAACTTGGTTATGATGTCCTTTTCGCTACCTGTCAGAGGCTCACAGCTCCGGTATGCTCCGTCCTCCTCGACGACCGAACATATGGTGTAGATGAAATCATGCTGGATGCTGTTCTCGATATCGAACGAAAGGAACCTCAATCCCGGATCGAACGACTCTATGTTCTCGAAGGAGGACATCCTGAAGATTATGTCCGTGGCATACGGGCCGGTCGCTCTCTCGCCCGTCACCCTTATGCATGAGCCCATGTCATTATCGTAGACGAACCGGTGGTGGAAGGGGATGTCCGCCGCGAGTACGACGTACCCTTTCTTTTTCCATTCGTTGCGGTACTCCGGGACCTTCCAGGGATATTTGACCGTCGCTTTGAGCACCTCGTGGAAAGAACCTTTGTAGAAAAGGCGGTCCCGTTCCGTCTTCAGCACCTCCGGGTCCCTTGTCAGGACCGTTTCGGCATCGTCCTTGGGGTCGACTATGAAGAAGTAAGGGTCGAACCCGTAGTAAAGGATGGTGACGGACTTCTTCTCTCTGGTCTTTCCGAACAGCTCCACGAACACATCCCCGTTCGCATCGCTGCTGTATGATGCCGTTATGAGTCTTACGTCCATCATCTCCATGCTATCACTTGTTCGCCACTATCCGGACGACGTCCCCGTCCTGGAGCACATAGTCCGCTCCGACCGTCCTTTTTGTCCTGGCGTTGATCGCTCTTATGAATTTGTCCCCGAGTTCCGTGTGTACTTTGTATGCAAGGTCCCTTGCGGTCGAGCCTCTGGGGACGAGGAAGCAATCCGGCAGAACGCGCCCGAAATGATCGGTGTATTTAGATTCGTCCTCCACAGGATACACCGCAATGAGGTCCAGAAGCTTGAAGACGCAATCTTCCAGACATGCCTGCACCCCTGTGCCGTTTTGCTCTTTCATTTTCTCTGCCATGTAATCAAGGGCCTTTTTCTGCCCTTCGGTGAGCGCGACGCCGGGCTTGACTGTAAAGCCAGTATTGCCGGGAACATAATCTATGAGCCCCGCGGCTCCGGCCTTCTTCAGTGCGAGTTCCGTCTCGGCAAGAGTGGGGACGGCTTTGTCGCCCATTTTTCTCAGTTTGTCAAGGTTCTCGGGGGGAGAGATGTCCGCTTTATTCATTGCGATGATCATAAGTTTGGATATCTCCCTTATCCTGATGCATAGTGCCAGCAGCTTCTCGTCATCCCACAGGGTCGGGTCCTGCGGCAGCTCCACATGTCTCAGGGCCTCTTTGATCTGCCCCTCCGTCACGTTCAGTCCGGCAAGTCTCTCCTGCAGTATGGTCTCCGGTTTGCTTCCCTGCATCTTTGCCTGTCTGGCTATTTTGCTCAGACCGTTCTTTATTATCTCCCTCATCCAAAGGGCTATCTCCCTTCTCAGGAACACGACGTCCTCCGCGGGATCGCACCCGCCTTCAGGGACAACAATGCCTTCAATGTTCGTGGTCCCGCTTGCGTCCACAACGTTGATGAACGCATCCGCCTGCCTGAGGTCGTCCAGGAACTTGTTGCCCAGCCCCTTTCCTTCCCAGGCATCTGGAACAAGGCCGGCCACGTCCAAAAGCTCGATCGGTACCATCCTTGTTCCGCCGATGCACGCGGAGTTGTGGGGCGTGCACTGAACCCCCAGATCCCTGCACGGACACGGCGTCCTGACGTATGCGATGCCCTTGTTAGGCTCTATCGTTGTGAAGGGATAGTTCGCGATCTCCACCGGCGCCATCGTCGCGGCGCCGAAGAACGTCGATTTCCCGACGTTCGGTTTTCCTACTATGCCGACCTGCATATGATCCTATCTGTATCGGGTTCAGGTTGTTATACATTTACTGCCGGCCGCGCCGCGGCGGACTTGCGTCTTATGCGAATGAGAAATAAGGGTGAGGGGACTCGCCCCTCTGAAAAGGTTGGGTGCCGTTCAGATGCCGAAGAACTCTTTGACCTTCGGGCGGAACAGATAGTACAGTATCAGCACGATGACGAGCAGGGAGATCGCGAACGGGAGCACGAACACCGCATCCAAGCCGTCTGCCGTGATCACCAGATACATTGAGTACAGCATGAGGATCAGGCCTATCCCGTACAGGAGCACCGCTATGTACCATGCGATGGACCATCCCCGCCAGATCGAGATACCGATTATCAGCAGTATCAGGGCGCCGATGATCCCGCCGTATCCGATGAATTCTACGCTGCCTATGTATTCCGCAAGGTCTACGCCAAGGTCCGCGAATATCGTGTCCGCGAACAGCGCCAGCGCCGACATGACAAGTATCAATACCGCCGCCAATATAGTGAAGAATCCGATTATTGCAATCAATATGGGTCTGCTTTTGCCTTCCATGATAATCCATTGGCCAACAAGTTTATATAGATTCCTCTCACCCCGTGCGGTTTCCCCACATATCCAGCCAAAAAATTACATTCAGATAAGCTCTTCCTCCGGCAGACCGAAACATGGCCGATATTACCCTTTAAATCCCCCGCTGCACAGGAATATAGAATTGGCGATATCCGCGATCTCAGCCGGCCGGAGATCTTCTATCCTCGATTCCAGAAACGGGACGTTCCAGCCTTCTTTGATCATACCGGCCGCTCTTAGAGATGTTCCTATCTTCTTTCGTCTGTGGTTGAACGTGGCCTCTGTTACCCTAAAGAACGATCCTTCATCGAACACCTTGAACGGGGCGGGTCTGGGCATGATCTCGACTATCGCCGAATCAACCTTCGGCTGAGGTTTGAATCTGGAACTCGGCACCTTTTCCAAGATCCGGCAGTCCGCTTTGTAGAACAGGTTCACCGTAAGCCGGGAGTAATCCGGGCTGCCCACGTCCGCGGTCATCCTGTCGGCGAATTCTTTCTG
This genomic interval from Candidatus Methanoplasma cognatum contains the following:
- a CDS encoding DNA polymerase II codes for the protein MEMMDVRLITASYSSDANGDVFVELFGKTREKKSVTILYYGFDPYFFIVDPKDDAETVLTRDPEVLKTERDRLFYKGSFHEVLKATVKYPWKVPEYRNEWKKKGYVVLAADIPFHHRFVYDNDMGSCIRVTGERATGPYATDIIFRMSSFENIESFDPGLRFLSFDIENSIQHDFIYTICSVVEEDGAYRSCEPLTGSEKDIITKFAELIKKEDPDIITGYNIDNYDIRKIMERAQANKMKDALPWGRDMGQPRVVNERFWRLKGRIVVDAWWAAKRELRPKQETLNAISLQVLGESKLDVDPKKMDEEWKNNREKVIEYCIKDAELALKILLKIGTVRKGMDLSTVSKLPLDDALNAGSSQLADSLLIREADRQKVGVPMTGRRESGDPIEGGYVHTMNPGLYHWVCVLDFKSMYPSLIIAKNICFTTLSPQGTISAPSGARFLSPDKRVGILPKILSDLMRQRDEIKERMRSASDDVERRYLNGLQEAVKVLMNTFYGVFASSFYRFTDKNIGAAITAFARDNVKRIIGEVGKEGITVIYSDTDSVFMQSPVNDLDGSVDFGKGMAKRFSTEGGTLEFEKLLEPLFSHGKKKRYVGRVVWPVRSEELLVRGYEIRRSDSFELQSRLLMELFEKILDEKNEDAVALVKKVIRDTLAKKVDVSELVISRTCRGLNVYENPERMSNVQAAKKLIEKGYDFIPGMKVSWIVTNGNIVPQEVEPYVSGADFEGDPDFGYYAERLAQTASRITEVFGWGEKDLMMGSQQSTLFDVDHGTRDTSEKKKKEAAAPKTASKSPRLEDFF
- a CDS encoding redox-regulated ATPase YchF is translated as MQVGIVGKPNVGKSTFFGAATMAPVEIANYPFTTIEPNKGIAYVRTPCPCRDLGVQCTPHNSACIGGTRMVPIELLDVAGLVPDAWEGKGLGNKFLDDLRQADAFINVVDASGTTNIEGIVVPEGGCDPAEDVVFLRREIALWMREIIKNGLSKIARQAKMQGSKPETILQERLAGLNVTEGQIKEALRHVELPQDPTLWDDEKLLALCIRIREISKLMIIAMNKADISPPENLDKLRKMGDKAVPTLAETELALKKAGAAGLIDYVPGNTGFTVKPGVALTEGQKKALDYMAEKMKEQNGTGVQACLEDCVFKLLDLIAVYPVEDESKYTDHFGRVLPDCFLVPRGSTARDLAYKVHTELGDKFIRAINARTKRTVGADYVLQDGDVVRIVANK